In Tachysurus vachellii isolate PV-2020 chromosome 12, HZAU_Pvac_v1, whole genome shotgun sequence, the following are encoded in one genomic region:
- the si:ch211-202p1.5 gene encoding endothelin-1: MDFSSILFLSAILIMEQKAFTASTVPVSQARRVSPSQISSKPPHREKRCSCENLKDRECVYFCHIGIVWVNTPSQVIPYGVGFLQMRLRRHLERCFCTDNRDTKCVKFCSHSGENTSLRSSARTFKEQSR; encoded by the exons ATGGATTTTTCCTCCATCCTCTTCCTCAGTGCCATTCTGATAATGGAACAAAAAG CCTTCACGGCATCCACAGTCCCTGTGTCTCAGGCTCGGAGAGTTTCACCCTCACAGATCAGCTCCAAGCCTCCACATCGTGAGAAACGCTGCTCCTGTGAGAATCTGAAGGATCGGGAGTGTGTGTACTTCTGCCATATCGGAATCGTGTGGGTCAACACACCCAG TCAGGTGATTCCATACGGCGTCGGTTTCCTACAGATGCGCCTGAGAAGACACTTGGAGCGATGTTTTTGCACAGACAACAGAGACACCAAGTGTGTAAAGTTCTGCTCTCACAG TGGTGAAAATACAAGCCTGAGATCCTCTGCAAGAACATTCAAAGAACAGTCAAGGTGA